From a region of the Streptomyces caniferus genome:
- the speB gene encoding agmatinase, translated as MTTAASASNGPVGPVDSSRIPRYAGPATFARLPRLDEVGGRADVAVVGVPFDTGVSYRPGARFGGNAIREASRLLRPYNPAQDASPFALAQVADAGDIAANPFNINEAVETVEAAADDLLASGARMMTLGGDHTIALPLLRSVAKKHGPVALLHFDAHLDTWDTYFGAEYTHGTPFRRAVEEGILDTSALSHVGTRGPLYGKKDLDEDEKMGFGIVTSADVMRRGVDEVADQLRQRIGDRPLYISIDIDVLDPAHAPGTGTPEAGGMTSRELLEILRGLASCNLVSADVVEVAPAYDHAEITAVAASHTAYELTTIMSRQIAAARQGE; from the coding sequence ATGACCACCGCAGCCAGCGCCTCCAACGGCCCCGTGGGCCCCGTCGATTCCTCCCGTATCCCGCGTTACGCCGGGCCCGCGACCTTCGCCCGCCTGCCCCGCCTCGACGAGGTCGGCGGCCGGGCCGATGTGGCCGTCGTCGGTGTCCCCTTCGACACCGGTGTCTCCTACCGCCCCGGAGCCCGCTTCGGCGGCAACGCCATCCGTGAGGCGTCCCGCCTCCTGCGCCCGTACAACCCGGCCCAGGACGCGTCCCCGTTCGCGCTCGCGCAGGTCGCCGACGCCGGTGACATCGCCGCCAACCCCTTCAACATCAACGAGGCCGTGGAGACGGTCGAGGCCGCGGCCGACGACCTGCTGGCCTCCGGCGCCCGCATGATGACGCTCGGCGGCGACCACACCATCGCCCTCCCCCTCCTCCGCTCGGTCGCCAAGAAGCACGGTCCGGTCGCGCTGCTGCACTTCGACGCCCACCTGGACACCTGGGACACCTACTTCGGTGCCGAGTACACGCACGGCACCCCGTTCCGCCGCGCCGTCGAGGAGGGCATCCTCGACACCTCCGCGCTGTCCCACGTCGGCACCCGCGGTCCGCTCTACGGCAAGAAGGACCTCGACGAGGACGAGAAGATGGGCTTCGGCATCGTCACCTCCGCGGACGTCATGCGCCGCGGAGTGGACGAGGTCGCCGACCAGCTGCGCCAGCGCATCGGTGACCGTCCGCTGTACATCTCCATCGACATCGACGTGCTGGACCCGGCGCACGCCCCCGGCACCGGCACCCCGGAGGCGGGCGGCATGACCTCCCGCGAGCTGCTGGAGATCCTGCGCGGGCTCGCGTCCTGCAACCTGGTGTCGGCGGACGTCGTCGAGGTCGCGCCCGCGTACGACCACGCGGAGATCACCGCCGTCGCCGCCTCCCACACCGCGTACGAGCTGACGACGATCATGTCCCGGCAGATCGCGGCGGCCCGCCAGGGGGAGTAG
- a CDS encoding MFS transporter has protein sequence MPGNRLGNGPDHGEAVTRHRRRPPRPGARSGEGSVSGLSRGVFILFAVACGAAVANVYFSQPLLVTIGHDLAMSPALVGSVVTLTHIGYGLGLFFLVPLGDVTDRRRLIVAQLLLLVAALAVVAAARTAAILLAGMAATGLLAVVTQTLVAFAASLAPPAGRGRVVGLVTSGVVIGILLARTASGLMADLAGWRSVYLASASLTALLALVLYRVLPRHRAAPPATLRYGQLLRSTITLFARERLLRLRALFGLLVFAAFSTLWSSVALPLSEAPYFLPHGAIGALGLIGVAGALAATVAGRLNDRGLSRRTTGIALTLLAASWLPLAFTRSSLWALAAGVIMLDLAVQAVHVTNQTLIYALHPEAGSRLIGGYMVFYSTGSATGALAATSLYAVAGWGAVCALGAAFSCLGLVLWACTAPKRSSA, from the coding sequence ATGCCCGGCAACCGACTCGGCAACGGTCCCGACCACGGTGAGGCGGTGACACGACACCGGCGCCGCCCGCCCCGCCCCGGGGCCCGAAGCGGGGAAGGTTCCGTCTCCGGCCTGTCCCGTGGCGTCTTCATCCTGTTCGCCGTCGCCTGCGGGGCGGCGGTGGCCAACGTGTACTTCTCCCAGCCGCTCCTGGTGACCATCGGTCACGACCTCGCCATGAGCCCGGCACTCGTCGGCAGCGTGGTCACCCTCACGCATATCGGATACGGGCTGGGGCTCTTCTTCCTCGTGCCGCTGGGCGACGTGACCGACCGCAGACGACTCATCGTGGCCCAGTTACTGCTCCTGGTGGCGGCGCTGGCCGTGGTGGCCGCCGCCCGCACGGCGGCGATCCTGCTCGCGGGCATGGCCGCGACGGGGCTTCTCGCGGTCGTCACACAGACGCTGGTGGCCTTCGCGGCCTCACTGGCCCCTCCCGCCGGGCGCGGGCGGGTCGTCGGCCTGGTAACCAGCGGCGTGGTCATCGGAATCCTGCTCGCCCGCACCGCGTCCGGCCTCATGGCCGATCTCGCGGGCTGGCGCTCCGTCTACCTCGCCTCGGCGTCGCTCACCGCCCTGCTCGCCCTGGTCCTGTACCGGGTGCTGCCGCGCCACCGCGCCGCTCCGCCGGCAACCCTGCGCTACGGACAGCTCCTTCGCTCCACGATCACCCTGTTCGCACGGGAACGACTGCTGCGGCTCCGGGCGCTGTTCGGTCTGCTGGTCTTCGCCGCCTTCAGCACCCTGTGGAGCAGCGTCGCGCTGCCGCTCAGCGAGGCCCCGTACTTCCTGCCGCACGGCGCGATCGGGGCACTGGGGCTGATCGGTGTCGCCGGTGCCCTGGCCGCAACCGTGGCGGGCCGCCTGAACGACCGCGGGCTCTCCCGGCGCACCACCGGCATCGCCCTGACCCTGCTCGCCGCCTCGTGGCTGCCCCTGGCCTTCACCCGCAGCTCGCTCTGGGCCCTGGCCGCCGGGGTGATCATGCTCGACCTGGCCGTGCAGGCGGTCCACGTCACCAACCAGACCCTGATCTACGCGCTGCACCCGGAAGCGGGCAGCCGGCTGATCGGCGGGTACATGGTCTTCTACTCGACCGGCAGCGCCACCGGCGCCCTCGCCGCGACCTCCCTCTACGCGGTGGCCGGCTGGGGCGCCGTATGCGCACTGGGTGCCGCGTTCAGCTGCCTCGGGCTCGTGCTGTGGGCGTGCACGGCGCCGAAGCGCTCCAGCGCGTGA
- a CDS encoding winged helix-turn-helix transcriptional regulator yields MVARTRFDDSECPVARSVDAIGDWWSLLIVRDAFDGSRRFGEFQRSLGVAKNILVARLRTLVAGGVLESVPASDGSAYREYVLTPKGEALFPVIVALRQWGEQNFFAPGEPHSQLVDRRQGHHLRALEVLSADGRRLTPDDTTVHKVSTR; encoded by the coding sequence ATGGTGGCCAGGACGCGTTTCGATGACAGTGAATGTCCGGTCGCCCGGTCGGTGGACGCGATCGGCGACTGGTGGTCCCTGCTGATCGTGCGGGACGCCTTCGACGGAAGCCGGCGCTTCGGGGAGTTCCAGCGCAGCCTCGGCGTGGCGAAGAACATCCTCGTCGCCCGCCTGCGCACCCTGGTAGCCGGCGGTGTCCTCGAATCCGTCCCCGCTTCGGACGGCAGTGCCTACCGCGAGTACGTACTGACACCCAAAGGTGAGGCGCTCTTTCCCGTCATCGTGGCACTGCGGCAATGGGGCGAACAGAACTTCTTCGCCCCCGGCGAACCGCACTCACAGTTGGTCGACCGCCGGCAGGGACATCACCTCCGCGCACTGGAAGTGCTGTCCGCGGACGGGCGACGGCTGACCCCGGACGACACCACCGTCCACAAGGTCTCCACCCGGTGA
- a CDS encoding thiamine pyrophosphate-binding protein, producing the protein MSTTIPTPTQHRRNGGDLVVESLAALGAGTVFGLPGQHALGVFDALRRSTLRYVGLRVENNAGFAADAYARTTHGVAPLLVSTGPGALMTLAALQEAAAGSAAVLAIGSQVPLAGMGGGRHGYLHELTDQSASFRGVVKSVHTARTASQIPSAVAAAWESALSAPHGPVWLEIPQDVLLAEADVPPVSELAVRPKALLPRPELIAAAATRLTEARRPVILAGGGVVRAGAEAELLALAEQLRAPVATTFGGKGAFPWEHPLSLQSWLEDRYTTTFLEDADTLLVVGSGLGELSSNYHTFRPLGRVVQIEADLGKLESNHAALGIHADARAALAALVKEVGEREPRDAGRAEDAGAPGPRAGAVGPPTPEAAVSDLLARVRDRIAGQHLDLEQQVLASVRDALPDGAVSCWDMTILAYWAWSAFDPRRTNALHSAQGAGGLGYGFPAALGAAVADPARPVLAVSGDGGAMYSIAELATARQYDLPVTWLIVDDGGYGILREYMTDAFGAPTATELTRPDFVALAESFGVPAVRTAPDRLRTDLAAALAAPGPSVVVLPAHLRMFAPTHLDS; encoded by the coding sequence ATGAGCACCACCATCCCCACGCCCACGCAGCACCGGCGCAACGGCGGTGACCTGGTCGTCGAGTCGCTGGCCGCACTCGGTGCCGGGACCGTCTTCGGACTCCCGGGGCAGCATGCGCTGGGGGTGTTCGACGCGCTGCGCCGCTCGACGCTGCGCTACGTAGGGCTGCGGGTGGAGAACAACGCGGGCTTCGCCGCCGATGCGTACGCCAGGACCACGCACGGGGTCGCGCCGCTGCTGGTCTCCACCGGGCCGGGCGCGCTGATGACGCTGGCCGCGCTGCAGGAGGCGGCGGCCGGCTCGGCGGCCGTCCTGGCGATCGGCAGCCAGGTGCCGCTGGCCGGGATGGGCGGCGGACGCCATGGCTATCTCCACGAACTCACCGATCAGAGCGCCTCGTTCCGGGGCGTGGTCAAGTCCGTCCACACCGCGCGGACGGCCTCGCAGATCCCCTCGGCGGTGGCCGCCGCCTGGGAGTCGGCACTGAGCGCCCCGCACGGGCCGGTGTGGCTGGAGATCCCGCAGGATGTGCTGCTGGCGGAGGCCGACGTACCGCCGGTGTCCGAACTGGCCGTCCGGCCGAAGGCGTTGCTGCCGCGGCCCGAGCTGATCGCGGCGGCGGCGACCCGGCTGACCGAGGCCCGTCGGCCGGTGATCCTGGCGGGCGGCGGTGTCGTACGGGCCGGGGCCGAGGCGGAGCTGCTGGCGCTCGCCGAGCAGCTGCGGGCCCCGGTGGCCACCACCTTCGGCGGCAAGGGCGCCTTCCCGTGGGAGCACCCGCTGTCCCTGCAGTCCTGGCTGGAGGACCGCTACACCACGACCTTCCTGGAGGACGCGGACACCCTCCTGGTCGTCGGCTCGGGGCTGGGCGAACTCTCCTCGAACTACCACACGTTCCGGCCGCTCGGCCGGGTCGTCCAGATCGAGGCGGACCTCGGCAAGCTGGAGTCGAACCACGCCGCGCTGGGCATCCACGCGGACGCGCGGGCGGCGCTGGCCGCGCTGGTCAAGGAGGTGGGGGAGCGGGAGCCCCGGGACGCCGGCCGTGCCGAGGACGCGGGAGCCCCCGGGCCCCGCGCCGGGGCCGTGGGGCCGCCCACGCCCGAGGCCGCCGTGTCCGACCTCCTGGCCCGCGTCCGCGACCGGATCGCCGGTCAGCATCTCGACCTGGAACAGCAGGTACTGGCCTCGGTGCGGGACGCGCTTCCCGACGGCGCGGTCAGCTGCTGGGACATGACGATCCTCGCCTACTGGGCCTGGTCCGCCTTCGACCCCCGGCGCACCAACGCACTGCATTCCGCCCAGGGTGCGGGCGGACTGGGCTACGGCTTCCCGGCGGCGCTGGGCGCGGCCGTCGCCGACCCGGCGCGGCCGGTGCTGGCGGTGTCCGGCGACGGCGGCGCGATGTACTCGATCGCCGAGCTGGCGACCGCCCGGCAGTACGACCTGCCGGTGACCTGGCTCATCGTGGACGACGGCGGATACGGCATCCTGCGCGAATACATGACCGACGCCTTCGGCGCGCCCACCGCCACCGAACTCACCCGGCCGGACTTCGTGGCGCTGGCCGAGTCATTCGGCGTCCCCGCGGTCCGTACGGCCCCGGACCGGCTCCGTACGGACCTGGCGGCGGCGCTCGCCGCCCCCGGCCCCTCGGTCGTCGTCCTCCCGGCCCACCTGCGGATGTTCGCGCCGACGCATCTGGACTCCTGA
- a CDS encoding IPT/TIG domain-containing protein, translated as MNTPVQSPLQELLATALLPGQVPPAAGAGEVSRAAVPAHLFLAVTSIPVGNNPVGVAIAPNSNLYVANSGSANVSAINTTTDTVIGGPIGVGGTPVWLTVAPNGNAYVPNSGSNTVSVINTATNTVVGAPIAVGNQPAVVAAVPGGRVYVTNFAANTVTVIDTTTNTVVGAPIAVGAQPVGVAVAPNGNAYVTNRGSNTVTVIDTATNTVIGAPIPVGAQPNFVAVAPNGNAYVANIGSNTVTVINTISNTVVGAPIAVGNQPWGIAVGADGIAYTANRAANSVTVFDTATNTVVGAPIPVGAGPIAVTVAPNNKVYVSNINGNNVSVIQFDPTLTSIVPNQGPIAGGTVVTITGTNLTGASVAFGGIPATGVSVNATGTQITATTPPGAAGPVTVTVTTPGGSASLVNGFTYVQPTHATTLTATPALSELFPPHVYYPFLTATLTDQVTGLPVPGQTIVFSVGGNLMGTAVTDAQGVARFNETFILVYILANGGYDASFAGATTPTVILSPSSAHAGVVEP; from the coding sequence ATGAATACCCCCGTTCAGTCACCGCTGCAGGAACTGCTCGCGACAGCTCTCCTCCCCGGCCAGGTGCCGCCAGCCGCCGGGGCGGGAGAGGTGAGCCGGGCGGCAGTCCCGGCGCACCTCTTCCTGGCCGTCACGTCGATCCCCGTCGGCAACAACCCGGTCGGGGTGGCCATCGCCCCCAACAGCAACCTCTACGTCGCCAACTCCGGGTCGGCCAACGTGTCGGCGATCAACACCACCACGGACACCGTCATCGGCGGCCCGATCGGCGTCGGCGGTACGCCGGTCTGGCTGACGGTCGCCCCCAACGGCAACGCCTACGTCCCCAACAGCGGGTCGAACACCGTGTCGGTGATCAACACCGCCACCAACACCGTCGTCGGCGCCCCGATCGCCGTCGGCAACCAGCCGGCCGTGGTGGCGGCCGTCCCCGGCGGACGCGTTTACGTCACCAACTTCGCCGCGAACACCGTGACGGTGATCGACACCACCACCAACACCGTCGTCGGCGCCCCGATCGCCGTCGGCGCCCAGCCGGTCGGGGTCGCGGTCGCCCCCAACGGCAACGCCTACGTCACCAACCGGGGATCGAACACCGTGACGGTGATCGACACCGCCACCAACACCGTGATCGGCGCCCCGATCCCCGTCGGCGCCCAGCCGAACTTCGTGGCGGTCGCCCCCAACGGCAACGCCTACGTCGCCAACATCGGGTCGAACACCGTGACGGTGATCAACACCATCAGCAACACCGTCGTCGGCGCCCCGATCGCCGTCGGTAACCAGCCGTGGGGAATCGCGGTCGGCGCCGACGGGATCGCCTACACCGCCAACCGGGCGGCGAACAGCGTGACGGTGTTCGACACCGCCACCAACACCGTCGTCGGAGCCCCGATCCCCGTCGGCGCCGGACCGATCGCCGTGACGGTCGCCCCCAACAACAAGGTCTACGTCAGCAACATCAACGGGAACAACGTCAGCGTCATCCAATTCGACCCGACGCTGACCAGCATCGTCCCCAACCAAGGGCCCATCGCGGGCGGCACGGTCGTGACGATCACCGGCACCAACCTGACCGGGGCGAGTGTCGCCTTCGGCGGCATCCCCGCCACCGGGGTGAGCGTCAACGCCACCGGCACGCAGATCACCGCCACCACTCCGCCCGGGGCGGCCGGTCCCGTGACCGTCACCGTCACCACCCCTGGTGGCAGTGCCAGTCTGGTGAACGGCTTCACCTACGTCCAGCCCACCCACGCCACCACGCTGACCGCGACCCCGGCGCTGTCGGAGCTGTTCCCGCCGCACGTGTACTACCCGTTCCTGACCGCCACGCTGACCGACCAGGTCACCGGTCTGCCCGTGCCCGGCCAGACCATCGTGTTCAGCGTCGGCGGCAACCTCATGGGCACCGCCGTCACCGACGCCCAGGGCGTCGCCCGGTTCAACGAGACGTTCATCCTGGTGTACATCCTCGCCAACGGTGGCTACGACGCCTCCTTCGCCGGAGCGACCACCCCGACAGTCATCCTGTCGCCGTCCAGCGCGCACGCGGGAGTCGTCGAACCCTGA
- a CDS encoding phosphatase, which produces MPIASTAAAPSRAELVDHLVRTRIAGEVATPRENNLSHYRRLANGERHYWFGLEFGDRWTDEQDVLAVMAERCGVYDDPHHRQGQDTIDPELTVDALDRTAAVLRKAAADGQRVLFATGHPGGLLDVHRATAEALRAAGCEIVVIPDGLRADDGMVFQFADVAMLERGATLWHTHSPEPMAAVLDGLEREGRPLPDLVMADHGWAGCAGQRGIDAVGFADCNDPALFLAESEGTLQVTIPLDDHVLSPRHYDPLTAYLLDAAGLR; this is translated from the coding sequence ATGCCGATAGCCTCCACAGCCGCCGCCCCCTCGCGCGCCGAACTCGTCGACCATCTCGTACGCACCCGGATCGCCGGTGAGGTCGCCACTCCCCGCGAGAACAACCTCTCCCACTACCGCAGGCTCGCCAACGGCGAGCGCCACTACTGGTTCGGCCTGGAGTTCGGCGACCGCTGGACGGACGAGCAGGATGTGCTGGCCGTGATGGCGGAGCGCTGCGGGGTCTACGACGACCCGCACCACCGGCAGGGGCAGGACACCATCGACCCCGAGCTGACGGTGGACGCGCTGGACCGGACGGCCGCGGTGCTGCGCAAGGCGGCGGCCGACGGACAGCGGGTGCTGTTCGCGACCGGCCACCCGGGCGGGCTGCTCGATGTGCACCGGGCGACGGCCGAGGCGCTGCGCGCGGCGGGCTGCGAGATCGTCGTCATCCCGGACGGGCTCCGGGCGGACGACGGCATGGTCTTCCAGTTCGCCGACGTGGCGATGCTGGAGCGCGGCGCCACGCTGTGGCACACCCACTCCCCCGAGCCGATGGCTGCCGTCCTGGACGGCCTGGAGCGCGAGGGCCGCCCGCTGCCGGACCTGGTGATGGCCGACCACGGCTGGGCGGGCTGCGCCGGCCAGCGCGGCATCGACGCGGTGGGCTTCGCCGACTGCAACGACCCGGCCCTCTTCCTCGCCGAATCCGAGGGCACCCTCCAGGTCACCATCCCCCTGGACGACCACGTCCTGAGCCCGCGCCACTACGACCCGCTGACCGCCTATCTGCTGGACGCGGCGGGGCTGCGCTGA
- a CDS encoding PucR family transcriptional regulator has protein sequence MPPPLPPPSTPPVPLADLLARTDLGLRQIAGPREGVAIHWVHTSEMADPVPYLLGGEMLLTAGVHLAEVRRDAGQEAAAALDAYLDGYAARTVAAGAAALGFGIAPVHDTVPRALVAACDRHGLPLVEVPAGTPFTAVESAVWQAVTEARHRELTRLSEAQRALAAAAARPDPAAAVLRALARHVHGWTALLAPDGAEHGSAGSRPTPAVRAAADRLAQVVGASGPSSATDTLPGSSLSAYALTGRARGGRARALVVAADPHDPPAHAIAGVAAVLLSLITGPAATDQGPAAAGHAAALVRLLLGARPAEVAPLLGAPLWTVVHAERRRDTTESAASLAAALGTPLVAPDAGAGRATAAGTSPAAGTTPSPEAEAAPGAVPALRALVPADQQITARPGWTLGVSEPVPVAELPAADRHAASALRRALAGHAALVRHRTPGPHSITSLVAPTDARQHAQALLAPLADSPPLLSTLHNWLSLHGSWDRTATALGIHRNTVRQRITRIAGLLDTDLDDPDVRMELWFALRSLDRGAAAD, from the coding sequence ATGCCGCCCCCTCTGCCGCCCCCGTCCACCCCACCGGTGCCGCTCGCGGACCTCCTTGCCCGTACGGACCTGGGCCTGCGCCAGATCGCCGGCCCCCGCGAGGGCGTCGCGATCCACTGGGTGCACACCTCCGAGATGGCCGACCCGGTGCCCTACCTCCTGGGCGGCGAGATGCTGCTGACGGCCGGGGTGCATCTGGCCGAGGTGCGGAGGGACGCGGGCCAGGAGGCCGCCGCCGCCCTCGACGCGTACCTCGACGGTTACGCCGCCCGTACCGTCGCGGCCGGTGCCGCCGCCCTCGGCTTCGGGATCGCGCCGGTGCACGACACCGTCCCCCGCGCCCTGGTGGCGGCCTGCGACCGGCACGGCCTGCCGCTCGTCGAGGTCCCGGCGGGCACCCCGTTCACCGCCGTCGAGAGCGCCGTATGGCAGGCGGTGACGGAGGCCCGGCACCGCGAGCTGACCCGGCTCAGCGAGGCGCAGCGGGCGCTGGCCGCGGCCGCCGCCCGCCCCGACCCGGCCGCCGCCGTGCTGCGCGCGCTGGCCCGCCATGTGCACGGCTGGACCGCCCTGCTCGCCCCGGACGGCGCGGAACACGGCAGCGCCGGATCCCGGCCCACCCCCGCTGTGCGTGCCGCGGCCGACCGTCTCGCGCAGGTCGTCGGCGCGTCCGGGCCGTCCTCGGCGACCGACACCCTCCCCGGCAGCTCGCTGTCCGCCTACGCCCTGACGGGACGCGCCCGCGGCGGCCGGGCGCGCGCCCTGGTGGTCGCCGCGGACCCGCACGACCCGCCCGCGCACGCCATCGCGGGCGTCGCCGCCGTCCTCCTCTCGCTGATCACCGGCCCGGCGGCCACCGACCAGGGACCGGCCGCCGCCGGGCACGCCGCGGCCCTGGTCCGGCTGCTCCTCGGCGCCCGCCCCGCCGAGGTCGCCCCGCTCCTCGGCGCTCCCCTGTGGACCGTCGTACACGCCGAACGCCGCCGTGACACCACGGAGTCGGCGGCCTCCCTCGCCGCCGCTCTGGGCACCCCGCTGGTCGCACCGGACGCCGGAGCCGGGCGGGCGACGGCCGCCGGGACGTCACCGGCCGCCGGGACGACCCCGAGCCCCGAAGCCGAAGCCGCCCCCGGCGCCGTCCCCGCCCTGCGCGCCCTGGTCCCCGCCGACCAGCAGATCACCGCGCGCCCCGGCTGGACGCTAGGCGTCAGCGAGCCCGTCCCGGTCGCGGAGCTGCCGGCCGCCGACCGCCATGCCGCCTCCGCCCTGCGCCGTGCCCTCGCGGGCCACGCCGCCCTGGTACGCCATCGCACCCCCGGCCCCCACAGCATCACCTCGCTCGTCGCCCCCACCGACGCCCGGCAACACGCCCAAGCCCTGCTCGCCCCACTGGCCGACTCCCCACCCCTCCTCTCCACCCTCCACAACTGGCTCTCCCTGCACGGCAGTTGGGACCGCACCGCCACCGCCCTCGGCATCCACCGCAACACCGTCCGCCAGCGCATCACCCGTATCGCCGGCCTCCTCGACACCGACCTGGACGACCCCGACGTCCGCATGGAGCTCTGGTTCGCCCTCCGCTCCCTCGACCGGGGCGCGGCAGCGGACTGA
- a CDS encoding sodium:solute symporter, with amino-acid sequence MAVDYAVIVLYLAGMLAMGWWGMRRAKSKSDFLVAGRRLGPAMYSGTMAAIVLGGASTIGGVGLGYQYGLSGAWMVFTIGLGLLALSLFFSARIARLKVYTVSEMLDLRYGGSAGIISGVVMWAYTLMLAVTSTIAYATIFDVLFGMDRTLSIVLGGAIVVAYSTLGGMWSITLTDMVQFVVKTIGVLLLLLPIAVIKAGGFAEMKAHLPDDYFAPLGIGGQTVFTYVLIYSFGMLIGQDIWQRVFTARGDKVARLGGTAAGTYCLVYALAGAVIGTAAKVLYPHLGSPDDAFATIVKDALPVGVRGLVLAAALSAVMSTSSGALIACATVANNDIWSRVKGVAALRRRPAAEPRTEHAGDGGGAEARAEAHDEVRGNRVFILLMGLAVIVIAIALNNVVEALTLAYNVLVGGLLVPILGGLLWKRGTAAGALASVAVGGLTVIGLMVSLGVLANEPIYYGLITSLVAYVVVSLFTRPTDAAVLDAWRARLAGRADGDPEAGASADAEADADDEPEGDTAGAVALALKLPFAVRQA; translated from the coding sequence ATGGCTGTCGACTATGCGGTGATCGTGCTCTATTTGGCCGGAATGCTCGCCATGGGCTGGTGGGGGATGCGGCGCGCCAAATCCAAGAGCGACTTCCTGGTCGCGGGCCGCCGCCTCGGCCCCGCGATGTACTCGGGAACCATGGCCGCGATCGTCCTCGGCGGCGCCTCCACCATCGGCGGTGTGGGCCTCGGCTACCAGTACGGCCTGTCCGGCGCCTGGATGGTCTTCACCATCGGCCTGGGGCTGCTGGCGCTGAGCCTCTTCTTCTCGGCCCGGATCGCCCGGCTGAAGGTCTACACGGTCTCCGAGATGCTGGACCTGCGCTACGGCGGCTCCGCCGGGATCATCTCCGGCGTCGTCATGTGGGCGTACACGCTGATGCTGGCGGTCACCTCGACGATCGCCTACGCGACCATCTTCGATGTGCTCTTCGGCATGGACCGGACGCTCTCGATCGTCCTCGGCGGAGCCATCGTCGTCGCGTACTCCACGCTCGGCGGCATGTGGTCGATCACCCTCACCGACATGGTCCAGTTCGTCGTCAAGACGATCGGTGTGCTGCTGCTCCTGCTGCCCATCGCCGTCATCAAGGCGGGCGGCTTCGCCGAGATGAAGGCGCACCTGCCGGACGACTACTTCGCACCGCTCGGTATCGGCGGGCAGACGGTCTTCACCTACGTCCTGATCTACTCCTTCGGCATGCTGATCGGGCAGGACATCTGGCAGCGGGTCTTCACCGCGCGCGGCGACAAGGTGGCGCGCCTCGGCGGCACCGCGGCCGGTACGTACTGCCTGGTCTACGCGCTGGCCGGCGCGGTCATCGGCACCGCGGCCAAGGTGCTCTACCCGCATCTGGGAAGCCCGGACGACGCCTTCGCGACGATCGTCAAGGACGCGCTGCCGGTGGGCGTGCGCGGGCTGGTGCTGGCGGCGGCGCTGTCCGCGGTGATGTCCACGTCCTCGGGCGCGCTGATCGCCTGCGCCACGGTCGCCAACAACGACATCTGGTCCCGGGTGAAGGGCGTCGCCGCACTGCGGCGGCGACCGGCCGCGGAGCCCCGGACCGAGCACGCCGGGGACGGGGGCGGGGCCGAGGCACGCGCCGAGGCGCACGACGAAGTGCGCGGCAACCGGGTCTTCATCCTCCTCATGGGCCTCGCGGTGATCGTCATCGCGATCGCGCTCAACAACGTCGTCGAGGCGCTCACCCTCGCCTACAACGTCCTCGTCGGCGGCCTGTTGGTGCCGATCCTCGGCGGGCTGCTGTGGAAGCGCGGCACCGCCGCCGGCGCGCTCGCCTCGGTCGCGGTCGGCGGACTGACCGTCATCGGGCTGATGGTCTCGCTCGGCGTCCTCGCCAACGAGCCGATCTACTACGGGCTGATCACCTCGCTCGTGGCGTATGTGGTGGTCAGCCTGTTCACCAGGCCCACGGACGCGGCGGTGCTGGACGCCTGGCGGGCGCGGCTGGCCGGCCGCGCGGACGGCGACCCGGAAGCCGGGGCGTCCGCCGACGCGGAGGCCGATGCGGACGACGAGCCGGAGGGGGACACGGCCGGGGCCGTGGCGCTGGCGCTGAAGCTCCCGTTCGCCGTCCGGCAGGCCTGA
- a CDS encoding GNAT family N-acetyltransferase has product MTPSIDLRTFHSLQPARQHLLDVYTDVRADLLHLPNYAVTAFAERLDRHFKEPGWVAVLAYEQDEPIGYTYANTVDSEDRWWKRITPAPPAEYTDRHVVALKEIGVRIPWRGTGIARQIHDTLLAARNEPFVTLMVNPLAGDGKVHRLYESWGYEDLGQSQPSPASPVLTAMVRSVR; this is encoded by the coding sequence ATGACGCCCAGCATCGATCTGCGCACTTTCCACTCGCTCCAACCGGCTCGGCAACACCTCCTGGACGTGTACACCGATGTCCGCGCAGATCTCTTGCACCTTCCGAACTATGCGGTCACCGCCTTCGCCGAGCGCCTCGACCGTCATTTCAAGGAACCAGGGTGGGTGGCGGTCCTTGCCTACGAGCAGGACGAGCCCATCGGCTATACGTACGCCAATACTGTTGATTCCGAGGACCGTTGGTGGAAACGCATCACACCCGCTCCGCCCGCTGAATACACCGACCGACACGTCGTGGCCCTCAAGGAAATCGGCGTTCGCATTCCCTGGCGGGGCACCGGCATCGCCCGGCAGATCCACGACACCCTCCTGGCCGCCCGCAACGAGCCGTTCGTCACGCTCATGGTCAACCCACTCGCCGGAGACGGAAAGGTGCACCGCCTCTACGAATCCTGGGGATACGAAGACCTTGGCCAGAGCCAGCCGTCGCCCGCCTCACCGGTTCTGACGGCGATGGTCAGGTCCGTTCGCTGA